One window from the genome of Rhodococcus sp. ABRD24 encodes:
- a CDS encoding LuxR C-terminal-related transcriptional regulator: MTGEGENVQARRAVRAEQSLLARPRLSGLLLDPPALAVIRGPRGSGKSALLSTWLTSDAAPADPVVAGSPDPDITADRYWQAVVHSLANALEADSTDPVVLVLDDIDRIGDPETESRILDMLHLHDRLHVVLTARDTSVFGDPGASDVDHVVISPSDLLFTPDESHNVLKDRGVDLPPHLLELVQDVTGGFPPLVRAAATVARPFDSDYAQNRELARLALERSIDRYVDREILGDPELAERRELIFTASAARVLTEAALTALTGDDDAARHLRALESAGVLSRSLWPNDDEWQFPRAIRESLMRTVRLESPAGPLRAPGELARWFLSRQEPAQALVHALDAHDWELAMSTLRSNWAELVSQHFQLVREALLLLPADIAEGEPSISAGRELFLRLGSDLTRFPESTPVDADALEALGRTQDASDALAVSSVQSLILRVSGNFAQASELSIRLATLGDTAVEFQNDAVADFLPLLRLQWGITHQLHGNLTRASMEFRRAFTSNRPAGTDFIARNAAGSIALNYALAGELTHAESWLEKEQRYEDASTWISSMVRVGGLVAGALVALDRMEVHVAAKILADLGDLPDDEELWAFAVYAHCQLALVSGTAEQGLDRLHRATAVYDRWFTPCSVAAPLLAAAEAELLSALGQGNEARAAIEGARGQGPWTTIARARVDLSSGNPASALADCARAVVSDCPHPRVRMESALIQAAAHLDLSNKTRARAMLQRAVALSGQTGLVRPYASQPAGRIAQLSELEVALPENWLTATPPPDRAVFPDVIKLIQISDRESAVLAALTESPAVADIAARLYVSQNTVKSQLRSLYRKLGVHSRADALTTAIKLGLLSSGHDADA; the protein is encoded by the coding sequence GTGACAGGCGAGGGGGAGAACGTGCAGGCGAGGCGGGCGGTGCGGGCGGAACAGTCGCTGCTCGCCAGGCCCCGCCTGTCCGGACTGCTCCTCGACCCACCGGCTTTGGCCGTGATCCGTGGGCCACGCGGTTCCGGCAAGTCGGCGCTGCTGTCTACATGGCTCACCTCCGACGCCGCACCGGCCGATCCCGTCGTCGCCGGGTCGCCGGATCCCGACATCACGGCCGACCGCTACTGGCAGGCGGTCGTGCACAGCCTCGCCAACGCACTCGAGGCCGATTCCACCGACCCCGTGGTGTTGGTTCTCGACGACATCGACCGGATTGGTGACCCGGAGACCGAATCACGCATCCTCGACATGCTGCACCTGCACGATCGGCTGCACGTCGTGCTCACCGCCCGGGACACCAGCGTGTTCGGCGATCCCGGTGCATCGGACGTCGACCATGTGGTGATCTCGCCGTCCGATCTGCTGTTCACCCCCGACGAGTCGCACAACGTGCTGAAGGATCGCGGGGTCGATCTGCCGCCGCACCTGCTCGAGCTCGTCCAGGACGTCACGGGCGGATTTCCGCCGCTGGTGCGGGCCGCCGCGACTGTCGCGCGCCCGTTCGACTCCGACTACGCCCAGAACCGGGAGCTCGCGCGGCTCGCCCTGGAACGGTCCATCGACAGATACGTCGACCGGGAGATTCTCGGCGATCCCGAACTGGCCGAACGGCGGGAGCTGATCTTTACCGCCTCCGCGGCACGGGTCCTCACCGAAGCCGCTCTCACGGCCCTGACCGGTGACGATGACGCGGCCCGGCACCTTCGCGCGCTGGAATCGGCGGGTGTGCTGAGCCGCTCGCTGTGGCCGAACGACGACGAGTGGCAGTTCCCCCGCGCGATCCGTGAGTCGCTGATGCGCACAGTGCGACTCGAGTCCCCCGCCGGCCCGCTGCGGGCGCCCGGCGAGCTCGCACGCTGGTTCCTGTCGCGACAAGAACCAGCACAGGCGCTCGTCCATGCACTCGACGCACACGACTGGGAGCTCGCGATGTCTACTCTCCGGTCGAACTGGGCGGAGTTGGTCTCGCAACACTTCCAGCTGGTGCGGGAGGCGCTCCTGTTGTTGCCCGCCGATATCGCCGAGGGCGAGCCGTCGATCAGCGCCGGCCGTGAGCTGTTCCTCCGCCTCGGCTCGGACCTGACTCGGTTTCCGGAATCAACCCCTGTGGACGCCGACGCACTCGAGGCCCTCGGCCGCACCCAGGATGCCTCGGACGCGCTCGCTGTGAGCAGCGTACAGTCGCTCATCCTGCGAGTCTCCGGCAACTTCGCGCAGGCCTCCGAGCTCAGCATCCGGCTGGCCACGCTGGGTGACACCGCGGTCGAGTTCCAGAACGACGCCGTCGCGGATTTCCTCCCCCTCCTGCGCCTGCAGTGGGGCATCACCCACCAGTTGCACGGCAACCTGACCCGCGCGTCGATGGAGTTCCGCCGCGCCTTCACCAGCAACCGTCCGGCCGGCACGGACTTCATCGCCCGCAACGCCGCAGGCAGCATCGCCCTCAACTACGCGTTGGCCGGCGAGCTTACCCACGCCGAGTCCTGGCTCGAGAAAGAACAGCGGTACGAGGACGCGTCGACCTGGATCTCGTCGATGGTCCGAGTCGGTGGCCTGGTGGCGGGCGCGTTGGTCGCGCTCGACCGGATGGAGGTCCACGTCGCGGCGAAGATCCTCGCGGATCTGGGCGACCTACCCGACGACGAGGAGCTGTGGGCATTCGCGGTCTACGCGCACTGCCAGCTCGCGCTTGTGTCCGGAACCGCCGAACAAGGACTCGACCGGCTACACCGCGCCACCGCGGTGTACGACCGGTGGTTCACGCCCTGCTCCGTCGCGGCGCCGCTCCTCGCCGCGGCCGAGGCGGAACTGTTGTCGGCGCTCGGCCAGGGCAACGAGGCGCGGGCGGCTATCGAAGGCGCCCGCGGACAGGGACCGTGGACGACGATTGCCCGGGCTCGGGTAGATCTGTCGAGTGGCAACCCGGCGTCCGCACTTGCAGATTGCGCACGAGCGGTGGTGTCGGACTGCCCGCACCCACGGGTCCGGATGGAATCGGCGCTGATCCAGGCGGCCGCTCACCTCGATCTGTCGAACAAGACCCGGGCCAGGGCGATGCTGCAGCGCGCCGTCGCGCTGTCCGGGCAGACGGGACTGGTCCGCCCGTACGCCTCGCAGCCGGCCGGGCGGATCGCGCAGTTGTCGGAACTGGAGGTGGCACTACCGGAGAACTGGCTGACCGCGACACCTCCGCCCGACCGGGCGGTGTTCCCCGACGTCATCAAGCTCATCCAGATCAGCGACCGGGAGTCAGCGGTCCTCGCCGCCCTGACCGAGTCGCCGGCCGTCGCGGACATCGCGGCCCGACTGTACGTCTCACAGAACACCGTCAAGAGCCAGCTCCGCAGTCTGTACCGCAAATTGGGCGTGCACTCGCGAGCCGACGCACTTACGACGGCAATCAAGCTCGGCCTGCTGAGTTCTGGGCACGACGCCGACGCCTGA
- a CDS encoding pirin family protein: protein MPAVTVDNILTLPRIEVADPTAIDRPVLDVVTAPTGYEGEGFPVRRAFAGIDLHHLDPFIHMDQMGEVNYAPGEPKGTPWHPHRGFETVTYMIDGIMEHQDSNGGGGTIGGGDTQWMTAGGGILHIETPPEHLVMSGGLFHGVQLWVNLPKNNKMAAPRYQDITGSKVALLSSHDGGALIRVIAGEIAGHQGPGSTYTPIALSHTTVAPGASVTLPWNRGFNALVYVLAGDGFVGVDRRPISSGQTAVFGRGERSDGGFHSGERSDGGFHSGERSDGGPYSGDTITITAANTQDSRTESLEVFILGGRPIREPIAMAGPFVMNTKAEVMQAFEDYQAGRLGSVPAAHESLD from the coding sequence ATGCCTGCCGTGACCGTCGACAACATCCTCACGCTGCCCCGCATCGAGGTAGCCGACCCGACCGCGATCGACCGTCCCGTGCTGGACGTCGTCACCGCACCCACCGGATATGAAGGCGAGGGCTTCCCGGTTCGGCGCGCGTTCGCCGGCATCGACCTCCACCACCTCGACCCGTTCATCCACATGGACCAGATGGGCGAGGTGAACTACGCCCCCGGAGAGCCCAAGGGCACGCCGTGGCATCCGCATCGCGGCTTCGAGACAGTCACCTACATGATCGACGGGATCATGGAGCATCAGGATTCCAATGGCGGCGGCGGCACCATCGGTGGCGGCGACACCCAGTGGATGACCGCGGGTGGCGGCATCCTCCACATCGAGACCCCGCCCGAGCACCTCGTCATGAGCGGCGGCCTGTTCCACGGCGTCCAGCTGTGGGTCAACCTACCCAAGAACAACAAGATGGCCGCACCCCGGTACCAGGACATCACCGGCAGCAAGGTCGCACTGCTCTCGAGCCACGACGGCGGCGCGTTGATCCGCGTGATCGCGGGCGAGATCGCCGGCCACCAGGGACCGGGCTCGACGTACACCCCGATCGCGCTGTCACACACCACGGTCGCGCCGGGCGCAAGCGTCACACTGCCGTGGAACCGCGGCTTCAACGCACTCGTCTACGTGCTGGCGGGGGACGGATTCGTCGGCGTCGATCGTCGGCCGATCTCGTCCGGACAGACCGCAGTGTTCGGACGCGGCGAGCGAAGCGACGGGGGATTTCACAGCGGCGAGCGAAGCGACGGGGGATTTCACAGCGGCGAGCGAAGCGACGGGGGACCATACAGCGGCGACACGATCACGATCACCGCCGCGAACACCCAGGACTCACGCACCGAGTCGCTCGAGGTGTTCATCCTGGGCGGGCGGCCCATCCGTGAGCCCATCGCGATGGCCGGCCCGTTCGTGATGAACACCAAGGCCGAGGTCATGCAGGCGTTCGAGGACTACCAAGCCGGTCGACTGGGCTCCGTTCCCGCGGCCCACGAGAGCCTCGACTGA
- a CDS encoding pirin-like bicupin family protein: MTALTTPHIDVHRAGDRLKTKIPWLDSKHSFSFGHHYDPDNTHHGLLLVNNDDTVQPGQGFDTHPHKDMEIVTWVLRGSLVHQDSIGHSGVIYPGLAQRMSAGTGILHSEKNDSWRLEGDEHSDPVHFVQMWVVPDEAGIAPGYEQLEIDAELLSGALVPVASGMREHRDHAAIRIHNKHASLHVARLQPGKPVRVPEALFVHVFVARGTAEMEGVGTIYEGDAVRLSTSGGQTLSTDSAAEVLIWEMHARIGN, from the coding sequence ATGACCGCACTCACGACCCCCCACATCGACGTCCACCGCGCGGGCGACCGCCTGAAGACCAAGATCCCGTGGCTGGACTCGAAGCACTCGTTCTCATTCGGACACCACTACGACCCGGACAACACTCATCACGGTCTGCTGCTCGTCAACAACGACGACACCGTCCAGCCCGGTCAGGGTTTCGACACCCACCCACACAAGGACATGGAGATCGTCACCTGGGTCCTGCGCGGGTCGCTGGTGCACCAGGACTCCATCGGCCACTCCGGCGTGATCTACCCCGGGCTGGCGCAGCGGATGAGCGCAGGAACCGGCATCCTGCACTCGGAGAAGAACGACTCGTGGCGGCTCGAGGGCGACGAACACAGCGATCCTGTGCACTTCGTCCAGATGTGGGTGGTGCCCGACGAGGCCGGTATCGCGCCCGGGTACGAGCAGCTCGAGATCGATGCCGAGCTGCTCTCCGGCGCCCTCGTCCCAGTCGCGTCGGGCATGCGCGAACACCGCGATCATGCCGCAATTCGCATCCACAACAAGCATGCGTCGCTGCACGTCGCACGCCTGCAGCCAGGCAAGCCGGTGCGGGTGCCCGAGGCACTGTTCGTACACGTCTTCGTCGCACGGGGCACTGCGGAGATGGAGGGTGTCGGCACGATCTATGAGGGTGACGCCGTCCGGCTCAGCACATCCGGCGGGCAGACACTGTCCACTGACAGCGCCGCGGAGGTCCTCATCTGGGAGATGCACGCACGTATCGGGAACTGA
- a CDS encoding hotdog fold thioesterase — MTTAAEDVRPAPELLDRLNLLMGVQVRELRPGHLVLAQEVGPRFHDHRGHTVLGSMGVLTDACPGGALGNSVPKGVGVVLSQVSATLAAPMPAHGTIVATGDAVHLDADSGMGLASGVMHDGDGNVVAVLQSRSVLVTRPRANADAVLSGERLPVPAPEPCAAADELAGRSGLDIVDDIASERIARGPLAGLLDLRLTDVERGNLTASFTPLDWMSNPLGSIQGGILISAADLINGLVAQTLTAADQQYRILDLRIDFIRSPATDGPPITAEAEVVRAGRRLALIESRLVDGSGQTLIRASASAQLL; from the coding sequence ATGACCACCGCTGCCGAAGATGTGCGCCCAGCCCCCGAGTTGCTCGACCGGCTCAACCTGCTGATGGGAGTGCAAGTACGTGAGCTGCGGCCCGGGCACCTCGTCCTCGCCCAGGAGGTGGGGCCGCGGTTCCACGACCACCGCGGCCACACCGTCCTGGGGTCGATGGGCGTACTCACCGACGCGTGCCCTGGCGGGGCGCTCGGTAACTCGGTCCCGAAGGGCGTCGGGGTGGTGCTGTCGCAGGTGTCGGCGACGCTGGCCGCACCGATGCCCGCGCACGGCACCATCGTCGCGACCGGTGACGCCGTCCACCTCGATGCCGACAGCGGTATGGGCCTGGCGTCGGGCGTCATGCACGACGGAGACGGCAATGTCGTCGCCGTGCTGCAGTCCCGGAGCGTCCTCGTCACCCGCCCTCGCGCCAACGCCGACGCGGTGCTCAGCGGGGAAAGGCTACCCGTCCCCGCGCCCGAGCCCTGCGCCGCCGCCGACGAACTCGCCGGACGCAGCGGGCTCGACATCGTCGACGACATCGCATCCGAGCGCATCGCCCGCGGCCCGCTCGCCGGCCTGCTCGATCTGCGCCTCACCGATGTCGAACGCGGCAACCTCACCGCATCGTTCACGCCTCTGGACTGGATGAGCAATCCGCTCGGATCGATACAGGGCGGCATCCTGATCAGCGCCGCTGATCTGATCAACGGGCTCGTCGCGCAGACGCTGACGGCCGCCGACCAGCAGTACCGAATCCTCGACCTGCGGATCGACTTCATCCGCTCTCCCGCCACCGACGGCCCCCCGATCACCGCCGAGGCAGAGGTGGTGCGGGCCGGGCGACGATTGGCGCTCATCGAATCCCGGCTCGTCGACGGCTCCGGTCAGACGCTGATCCGGGCGTCCGCGAGTGCGCAGCTGCTGTAA
- a CDS encoding lytic polysaccharide monooxygenase, which produces MKRIVTAGAGLLVASAVVLGSVSTASAHGYVSGSIVARQAATQNVNRGAVQYEPQSLEAPKGFPQAGPVDGKLASAGGLFGGNLDEQSSTRWYKNRVRSGPNQFTWTFTAPHRTSQWRYYITKTGWDPNAPLTRSELELITTVQHDGSAASSNPTHTIAIPADRKGYHVVYAVWDIADTSNAFYNAIDLDIVDSGTPPADTTAPSAPSDPVAGDVTAGSVRLSWATASDNVGVAGYRVFRNGHQVGVSTGPTYTDTGLAPSTRYSYTIRAVDAAGNVSGDSAAVTVTTAAVPAVDVTAPSAPTGLHSMGTTSSSVSLMWTAATDNVGVHHYDVLRAPAGTADTFAKVGTTTGTTFESTGLAASTTYRYRVVAFDAAGNATAGTPFTVTTKATGSTPTQPIGTWNARAAYVKGDRVTHGGRTYECVQSYRGVGDPNWINAPSLWKLV; this is translated from the coding sequence TTGAAGAGAATTGTCACGGCAGGGGCGGGTCTGCTGGTCGCGAGTGCGGTTGTATTGGGATCGGTTTCGACGGCCTCCGCACACGGCTACGTCAGCGGTTCCATCGTCGCGCGGCAGGCCGCGACGCAGAACGTCAACCGTGGTGCCGTGCAGTACGAACCGCAGAGCCTCGAGGCGCCCAAGGGCTTCCCGCAGGCCGGACCCGTGGACGGGAAGTTGGCCTCCGCTGGCGGTCTGTTCGGAGGCAACCTCGATGAACAGTCGTCGACCCGCTGGTACAAGAACCGGGTCCGGTCCGGCCCCAACCAGTTCACGTGGACCTTCACCGCTCCGCATCGGACGTCGCAGTGGCGCTACTACATCACCAAGACCGGGTGGGATCCGAATGCGCCGCTCACCCGCAGCGAGCTCGAGCTGATCACCACGGTGCAGCACGATGGTTCGGCGGCGTCATCGAATCCGACCCACACCATTGCGATTCCGGCAGATCGCAAGGGCTACCACGTGGTCTACGCGGTGTGGGACATTGCCGACACCTCCAACGCGTTCTACAACGCCATCGACCTCGACATCGTGGATTCCGGGACGCCGCCGGCGGATACGACGGCGCCCTCGGCTCCTTCGGACCCCGTTGCGGGCGATGTGACGGCAGGCTCGGTCCGGTTGTCGTGGGCTACGGCGTCGGACAACGTAGGCGTCGCCGGCTACCGAGTGTTCCGGAACGGCCACCAGGTCGGAGTGTCCACGGGCCCGACGTACACCGACACCGGCCTCGCGCCGTCGACCCGGTACAGCTACACGATTCGGGCCGTTGACGCGGCCGGCAACGTGTCGGGTGACAGTGCGGCGGTCACCGTGACCACCGCCGCGGTTCCGGCCGTCGACGTGACCGCGCCGAGCGCACCCACCGGGTTGCACTCGATGGGTACCACCTCGTCGAGCGTCTCGCTGATGTGGACGGCCGCCACCGACAACGTCGGCGTCCACCACTACGACGTGCTGCGGGCACCCGCCGGGACGGCGGATACGTTCGCCAAGGTCGGCACCACCACCGGCACCACGTTCGAGAGCACAGGGCTCGCCGCCTCCACCACGTACCGCTACCGGGTGGTCGCGTTCGACGCGGCCGGCAATGCAACGGCGGGGACGCCGTTCACCGTCACCACGAAGGCCACGGGTTCTACCCCCACCCAGCCGATTGGGACGTGGAACGCCCGGGCTGCATACGTGAAGGGAGACCGGGTCACCCACGGTGGTCGGACCTACGAGTGCGTGCAGTCCTATCGGGGTGTGGGCGATCCGAACTGGATCAACGCCCCGTCACTCTGGAAGCTGGTCTGA
- a CDS encoding M13 family metallopeptidase: protein MTTAQPSGIDLTHLDTGIRPQDDLFVHVNGKWLNEYEIPADRAVDGAFRTLYDKAEVDVQTLIQEASASGAAPGSDAQKIGDLYSSFMAADAVEAAGLSPIADELAAVAAAADRSELAGIVGRLQRTGVGGAIGQYVDTDAKNSARYLVHFTQSGIGLPDESYYREENYAPIREAYVAHIRKMFELAGIEYDAQRVFDLETKLAAGHWDVVKRRDAELSYNLVTLDDLHTQYGGFDWDSWISGLQATPEQLAEIVVRQPGFVESFTELWTSSAIEDWKAWATWRILHSRAPYLTEAIVAEDFAFYGKTLSGTEENRERWKRGVSLVQDLLGEAVGKLYVDRHFPPESKARMKQLVANLQEAYRRNISDLEWMSPETRQAALAKLEKFTPKIGYPDKWRDYSAVEIDPADLVGNYRSGYAAEHDRDIAKLGGPVDRDEWFMTPQTVNAYYNPGMNEIVFPAAILQPPFFDATADDAANYGGIGAVIGHEIGHGFDDQGAKYDGDGNMVDWWTDDDRTEFGKRTKALIEQYNEFEPKDLPGHHVNGEFTIGENIGDLGGLSIALAAYRIATEGTEAPVLDELTGLQRVFFGWAQVWRTKARNEEAIRRLAVDPHSPPEFRCNGVIRNLDSFHDAFGVQPGDALYLEPEKRVKIW from the coding sequence ATGACGACCGCGCAGCCCTCCGGCATCGACCTCACTCATCTCGACACCGGCATCCGACCGCAGGACGATTTGTTCGTCCACGTCAACGGCAAGTGGTTGAACGAATACGAAATCCCCGCCGACCGCGCGGTGGACGGGGCCTTCCGCACGCTGTACGACAAGGCCGAGGTGGATGTCCAGACGCTCATTCAGGAGGCCTCGGCTTCCGGTGCGGCTCCCGGCTCCGACGCCCAGAAGATCGGCGACCTGTATTCGAGCTTCATGGCAGCCGACGCGGTCGAAGCCGCCGGGTTGTCACCGATCGCGGACGAACTCGCAGCCGTCGCGGCCGCGGCCGACCGGAGCGAACTGGCTGGGATCGTCGGACGCCTGCAGCGCACCGGCGTCGGCGGCGCAATCGGCCAGTACGTCGACACCGACGCCAAGAACTCGGCACGCTACCTGGTGCACTTCACCCAGTCCGGCATCGGTCTGCCCGACGAGTCGTACTACCGAGAGGAGAACTACGCCCCGATACGCGAGGCGTACGTTGCGCACATCCGGAAGATGTTCGAGCTGGCCGGGATCGAGTACGACGCGCAGCGGGTGTTCGACCTCGAGACGAAGCTCGCGGCCGGTCACTGGGACGTCGTCAAACGCCGCGACGCCGAGCTGAGCTACAACCTGGTGACGTTGGACGATCTGCATACGCAGTACGGCGGATTCGACTGGGATTCATGGATTTCCGGACTGCAGGCGACGCCGGAACAGCTCGCCGAGATCGTGGTGCGCCAGCCTGGCTTCGTCGAGTCGTTCACCGAACTGTGGACGTCGAGCGCGATCGAGGACTGGAAGGCGTGGGCCACGTGGCGCATCCTGCACTCGCGGGCGCCGTACCTGACCGAGGCGATCGTCGCGGAGGACTTCGCGTTCTACGGCAAGACACTCAGCGGCACCGAGGAGAACCGTGAACGCTGGAAGCGCGGCGTCTCACTGGTACAGGACCTCTTGGGCGAGGCCGTCGGCAAGCTGTACGTCGACCGGCACTTCCCGCCCGAGTCCAAGGCGCGCATGAAGCAGCTGGTGGCGAACCTGCAGGAAGCGTACCGCCGCAATATCTCCGACCTCGAGTGGATGTCGCCGGAGACCCGGCAGGCTGCGCTCGCGAAGCTCGAGAAGTTCACCCCGAAGATCGGTTACCCCGACAAGTGGCGGGACTACTCGGCCGTCGAGATCGATCCGGCCGACCTGGTCGGCAACTACCGCAGCGGGTACGCAGCCGAACATGACCGCGACATCGCCAAGCTCGGCGGTCCGGTGGACCGCGACGAGTGGTTCATGACGCCGCAGACGGTCAACGCCTACTACAACCCGGGCATGAACGAGATCGTTTTTCCCGCAGCGATTCTGCAGCCGCCGTTCTTCGATGCGACGGCTGACGATGCGGCCAACTACGGCGGCATCGGAGCCGTGATCGGGCACGAAATCGGGCACGGCTTCGACGACCAGGGCGCCAAGTACGACGGCGACGGCAACATGGTGGACTGGTGGACCGACGACGACCGCACCGAGTTCGGCAAGCGGACCAAGGCGCTCATCGAGCAGTACAACGAGTTCGAACCCAAGGACCTGCCGGGCCATCACGTCAACGGCGAGTTCACGATCGGCGAGAACATCGGCGACCTGGGCGGGCTGTCGATCGCGCTCGCGGCATACCGAATCGCGACCGAGGGCACCGAAGCGCCGGTGCTCGACGAGCTCACCGGGCTGCAGCGCGTGTTCTTCGGCTGGGCGCAGGTGTGGCGGACCAAGGCGCGCAATGAGGAAGCTATCCGACGCCTGGCCGTCGACCCACACTCGCCGCCGGAGTTCCGCTGCAACGGCGTGATTCGCAATCTCGACAGCTTCCACGACGCGTTCGGCGTGCAGCCGGGTGACGCACTCTATCTCGAACCCGAGAAGCGCGTGAAGATCTGGTAG
- a CDS encoding YnfA family protein: protein MTVTRSILLFVLAALFEIGGAWLVWQGIREHRGWLWVGAGMLALGIYGLVATLQPDANFGRILAAYGGVFVAGSLLWAVVMDGFRPDRYDIIGAAICLCGVGVIMYAR from the coding sequence ATGACCGTGACGCGTTCGATCCTGCTGTTCGTCCTGGCTGCCCTGTTCGAGATCGGTGGGGCGTGGCTGGTATGGCAGGGTATCCGCGAGCACCGCGGCTGGCTGTGGGTAGGTGCCGGCATGCTCGCGCTCGGCATCTATGGTCTGGTCGCGACGCTGCAGCCCGACGCCAACTTCGGACGCATCCTCGCCGCGTACGGTGGGGTGTTCGTGGCGGGTTCGCTGCTGTGGGCGGTGGTGATGGACGGCTTCCGCCCCGACCGCTACGACATCATCGGCGCCGCGATCTGCCTGTGCGGCGTCGGCGTGATCATGTATGCACGCTAG
- a CDS encoding L,D-transpeptidase gives MAEMRDRNAGRRRWTVRAALALIGVTAAGSALAAPVQAAPLFPGGPELPTLQLPTFQMPAFQLPTLELPQIPTPLLQLPPGVELPPQVAAALPPGLFTPIPPALAPIGPANFSAPSLNPAPGEVVGIAQPIIVRFNEAVGDRAVAERAIRVTTNPPVAGHFYWINDKQVRWKPEQFWPANIQVTVDAGDSHSTFSIGDAQVTVADDNTKQITVTRNGQVVKTMPTSLGKPGYETPNGTYIVGERFRDMYMDSSTYGVPIDAPEGYRTYVEYATRISYSGIFVHAAPWSVNQQGRANVSHGCLNVSTEDGKWFFENAQKGDPVIVQNTAGGILSGADGLGDWNR, from the coding sequence ATGGCCGAGATGCGAGATCGGAACGCAGGACGTCGACGCTGGACAGTGCGGGCTGCGCTGGCTCTCATCGGAGTGACCGCTGCGGGCTCCGCCCTGGCCGCGCCCGTACAAGCTGCTCCACTGTTCCCCGGTGGACCAGAGCTGCCGACCTTGCAGCTACCGACATTCCAGATGCCGGCTTTCCAGCTGCCGACGCTGGAGTTGCCGCAGATCCCGACACCCCTGCTGCAGTTGCCGCCGGGCGTCGAGTTGCCGCCACAGGTCGCCGCCGCCCTCCCTCCCGGGTTGTTCACGCCCATCCCGCCCGCTCTCGCGCCGATCGGCCCCGCCAACTTCTCGGCGCCGTCGCTGAACCCGGCGCCCGGTGAGGTGGTCGGCATCGCCCAGCCGATCATCGTCCGATTCAACGAGGCCGTCGGTGATCGCGCGGTCGCCGAGCGGGCCATCCGCGTCACCACCAATCCGCCCGTCGCCGGACACTTCTACTGGATCAACGACAAGCAGGTCCGGTGGAAGCCGGAACAGTTCTGGCCCGCGAACATTCAGGTCACCGTCGACGCCGGCGACTCGCATTCGACGTTCTCGATCGGCGACGCCCAGGTGACGGTCGCGGACGACAACACCAAGCAGATCACCGTCACCCGAAACGGTCAGGTCGTCAAGACGATGCCGACATCGCTCGGCAAGCCCGGCTATGAGACCCCCAACGGCACCTACATCGTCGGTGAGAGGTTCCGGGACATGTACATGGACTCGTCCACGTACGGTGTGCCGATCGACGCCCCTGAGGGCTACCGGACGTACGTCGAGTACGCGACGCGAATCTCCTACAGCGGTATCTTCGTTCACGCCGCGCCGTGGTCGGTGAACCAGCAAGGCCGCGCAAACGTCAGCCACGGCTGCCTCAATGTCAGCACCGAGGACGGCAAGTGGTTCTTCGAGAACGCGCAGAAGGGTGACCCGGTGATCGTGCAGAACACCGCCGGCGGCATCCTCAGCGGTGCCGACGGGCTGGGCGACTGGAACCGCTGA